The nucleotide window CGGGCAGCGTGGCCTGCGACAGCCACTCGATCACGCGCTGCATGCTGTGGCTGTCCAGCGCTTGCAGCGTTCCCCAGCGCTGTCCAGGTTTGCCCAGCAGATGTTGTACGGCTTCATCAAGATTCTGCCGGGTGGTAAAGCGTGCATCGTGAGGCGTAATCGCCCACACCAGGCCTGGCAGGGCTGACTCTTCCGCAGGTTGTGTCTCTTTGACCCAGTTCAGCAGAACCTTCGCGTTTTTTGCCGTTTGTTCGTGCTGTGCTGTTGCATTGCAGATAACCAGAACATCCGGCTGCAGTTGCTGACGATAATGCTCCAGCAGCCACTGGTATTTGGCCTGGCTTAACAGGTCGGTGCTGTGGTCTGAAAAAACAGGAATATCAATAATATCAACGTTATCCAGCGTGCTGTTTTCCACGGGCATGACCAGTTCCCGGGTCAGAAACGCCAGTACGTCGACGGGGATGCTAATGGCGTTAAGCATCTCACCGTTGTTGAGCGGGTGGAGCAGCGTTTCCTGGGCTTCCGGAACGGCAAATGCACCGTGGGTGAGAAACCCTTCGCCCGGCAGGCCAAAGTTATCCACCAACAGGCTGAGCGGTGCGGCAAGCTCTCTGGCGTGGCTGGTCTGGTGCAGAACATGCGCTAGCTTTAACCACTGTTGGGTTAATTCCTGCTGCTCACCCCACAGCAGAGACCAGACGCTGGCACGCGTGCTGAGATCAAGTGAAGGGACAAGGAGCGCAAACTGATGCCACAGTGCATCATCAATTTGCTGTTTTGCCCCCGGGACTGTGTTCTGCCAGAAGCGGGCAATGGCACCCACTTCCTGAGCGGTGATCCCCGGTACCCCCTGGGGCTGGCGGAGTCCGCGCCACTTCTCAAGGCGCGTCTCAATAACCGCTTTATCCACCGCGCGGATCTGCGGGTGCAACGTCGTGCGGGCAATAAACAGCTGCACCAGTTCGGCTTCCGTCACCAGGCTCAGGCGTAGCGGAAACGCCTCATCAACGGTCTCCACATTTTCTCTGGTGAACCGGAGTGCCATGTTGGTCAGGGCATGCCCCGGGTTGATATGCGAAAAATAGTCGAACGTGCGTTGGCCGGGCGTAACGTTCAGTCGGCCATTACCACTGCCACACAGGGATAAAAGCAGGTGTGCTTTTGCTCCCTGGGAATGACCATACAGCCCAATGCTGCTCTGTCGGGTAAGGGCACGCGCAATGGCCTGTTCCCGCGCCTGCGCCGAGTTAACGCGGGCAAGCAGTGCATCGGCGTCGTTATCCAGCATCGGGGCGTTCAGGCGCGTCTCGTTAATCCACCCAATTAAGGCCTGAGTGGTGGTCGTCGTCGCAGTCATTTCAGGTATACGCTCCCGCTGTCGATCCAGTAGTGGCTGCCGCTATGACGGCGATCGGCCAGAGTATTCAGTTTAAAGGTCAATGCGTCCGGCGGAACCGGCGTGCCGTCCTGCAGCCAGGCCTCGCTCAGCTCAAAGGATTCCGGCCCTTCATGTTTGCTGCCCCCGCACAGTTTCAGTCGTACGTTCAGCACGCCGTCGCCTGCAATCGCTTTTGCCAGTTCAGCCGAGTTGATGCTCAGGGTATACAGCGGCGTCGCTGGCCAGCGTGCATTCGCCAGTTGGCGGAAGCCGAGCGTTACATTACCGCGCAGCGGGAAATGCAGACGGGCGTCCAGCTTAGCGCCTGGCTTATCAAGGTCGATGTCCTGATACCAGACGTTCTCCTCACGCAGCGTATTGACCGTGTTATCCAACACGCCCAGATAACGCACGGTAGAGTAGGCACCAATGTCGGCGGCCTTAAAGTTAAAACGCGGCAGACGCAGGTCGAGCGCCAGGCTGCACAGCATGGCCCCCACGGCGGCGGTTGATTTCGGGTTGCCAATGCGTCCTTGCTGACTGAAGGGATACCACTCATGTACCCGATACTTGTCCAGCCAGACGATGCGGTTGACCGGCACAGGCTGAAGGTGGCGAATTAACGCCTGGACGCCAGGCAGGCAGCCAGGACGACCGGTAATCAGCAAAATATCGCAGCCATAGTGGGAAATTGCCTCGCACACCGCATGGAGCGGGGCGGCCAGCGTGAACTGACCGCCCAGCATCGCATCCTGCATTTCACGGAAACTCACATGCAGCGGAACGGCGAACAGGTCAAAGGCTTCTGAACCGGCAGGCAAGGCATGATCGATCGCCTGCTGCAGGTAATTCATGACGTTACGGGTTGGTTTCTGCGGGAGTAAGTCACCAATAGTGGCATGTAAACCGGCCAGCGGATCGTCAATATCGCTCGACTCCCATGCGGCCAGAATGGCATGACCAATCGGCATAAAGAGCTGAAGCGCCGTTTGCTGGCGCAATACCGCCTGGGTATCAATGCGCCCGGAGTCACCGAACAGCGATGCCATCAACAGAGACGCATCCGCCATGCCGGATTTTTGCAGTTGAGTTTGCAGGGCTGGCAACACATAGCGCTGGATCACATCCAGCAGGGTGTCGTCCCCTGCCACTTTAAACCCTTCGCGGAACAGGAGTTGTGGGGTGATCTTAACGTTATTACCGGAGCCATCATCAAGCTGATAGTGCGTAATCGCCATATCCGTTGTGCCCCCACCGATATCAATAGAGGCAACGCGCAGTGAACGTCCTGGCTGAGCACCCGGTTCAGATTCACGATCCGGGCGGGCGAGGGAGGCGAAGAATGCTTCCGTCTGGCCGCCGAAATGGGAGATGGCTTCGTTGTACAGCCAGACCAGTTGACCGCAGCTGGCTTCATCCCACTCCATTTGAATTTCAGGCACCGGCACCACGCTTTTTTCCTGCTGTTTGCGGCTGGCAAAATCTTCATCCTGCGGGTGCCAGCCCATCGCTTTCCAGACGATGGCAATCGCTTCAAACATGCGGCGACGGAAGATCTCGCGCTCCTGTTTCGGCATGGCCGATGGCAGGGTGAGGATCAGCGTACGTATCTGGCGCGGAGAAGCCGGGAAACCCAGCCGTAAGCGCGTAGCCACGCTGTTGATCTGCCCCAGCGCTTGCGCCAGCAGTTCACACAACATGTGCGTCATCAGTGTGCTACGGCTGTACTGCGGTGAGAACACCGGCAGCCGCTCATCCTGCGGCAGCGTGAAGAGCGGCTCACCGTCGTCGTTCATCAGGTTCATCAGCGGGAACGCGGTTGCCAGCGGTTCTCGCTGGGTCTTGCTGTTCATCTGGCTAAAGCGCCAGTCCTGCACCACCGGGGTTTCATCCCACAGGTAACGACGCGGGCTGGAGATGCCGCTGTTGCCTTCAGTTCCCAGACGCTGCATCGCCAGTTTGCGCGCTTCGTCGCCCACGCGAACAATAGACGGCCAGACGAACGCATCTTCACGGCCACTTTCCACTGAGAAATGCTGCTTGCCAAAACGCGCTTCTGAAAATTCCAGACGGCTGGTGAACAGCGGTTCATTCAGGAATTGCGGCTCACTTAACGAGCGCACCTGCAGCTCGGCGGTCTGGCGCAGGCCATCGTTGGCATCGCCGTGATCTTCAATGATCACGCCGCAGGTATGGGTGTTCCCCACGTCGAGGATCAGGTCAACCGGAATAGCTGGCGTACTGAGCGTGTGGGTGACGAATTTCACTTCCGGTACGGTGAGCTGTTCACCCAGCATGGTCAGCAGGTTGAGCCAGTGTGCCTGATACTCAAAACTGCGCAGCGCCTGGTGCAGGTCACGTTCGGCGCGGTTTTCAACACCTGCAGCAAACTGGGTAAACGCCTCGCGCAACCAGCCATCAATCCAGGTCTGATCGAGGAAACTTTCCACTTCGTCGTCTCGCCAGGCCAGTGCGAAGCGGGTACCGTTCAGAATATCGTTTTCGACCGGGGACAATGCAGAGGTGGCATGAGCCGCAATCTGGCTATCGAGTGCGAGGGTGACGCGGTGCGTATTGCCTGCCGCGTCGGGTGCATCCAGCTTACGCACCTGAACGCGTGCCCAGTTATCCGGGCCGTCAACAAAGGTGCGCGGCGGGTTGAAACGCAGGAATGGCACAGGGAGCCAGATGCCATCCAGCACCGTGAGCGACTGATGCAGTGCAATGGTCGTCTCGGGTTTCACCACTTCAGGCTGACCGCCGCCTGTCACCGGGAGCGTATAACGACCGTTGACCAGGTCGAAATCGAGACGCAGGAGTGGGCCATTGGCGGTTTTACGTACGAAACGCCCGTTGCTGGCGGTGTCCTGCGGCGTCAGGCCGAAATCGAGGAATTGCACGCCGCTGTTGGCAATAAGCGTGACGCTCTGTTTATAGTCGCAAAGATTTACCAGCATAGGGTCAGGCACCTGCTTTCTTGAACGTCAGTGGAACGACGGTTTTTGCATCATAACGGGCATTACATGTGGCGACATCGCTGGTACCTGCTTTGCAGGCGATTTCCGGCATCGGGTAGCGAGAACCGTCTGTGCAGCGTGCAGTGCCGCGGCTTTTAATCATCAGCTCACCATTGCTGTGCAGCCCGGAGAACACCTCCACACGGCAGACAACATTATCGCCATGCACGACACGGGCGAGGCCTTTATTGTTCTGGATCTGGTAGCGCAGTGACGGCGGTTTGCCGGTCACCGGATCTTTCACATCCAGGATCGCGCGCCAGGTTCCATTCAGGAAGCGCGTCGACCCCGCTTTAACCTGGTTTGACTCCATTACCAGCGCATCTTTAGGGATAGCGGTAATCACCACCGGTGCAGGCTCTGGTGTGGGTGCAGGTTCTTTCACTTTACTCGCCAGCACTTCAGCCTGATGAAGGGGTAATTTCATTGCCAGCGGCTCCACCGCTTTAATCGGTTTTGGTGCAATCTCAACAGGAACAAGGGCCGGTGCAGGTGTGGGTTCTGCAGATGGAACCTGTTTTGGCCACAGCAGCGGTGCAGCAATTGCAGCAACAATCACGGCAGCAACCGGCAGTGCCCAAAGGGGGACACGGCGTTTTTGGGCTACGACCACAGAAGCGGGGACTGGCTCTTCAACCGGTGGCACAACGACCGGGACAGGCTCTGGTTCATACAGCTCTTCCGGCGTGATGCGTACAACGGTTGTCGGTGAGACAAGCGGCTCATCGGCCTGTTCAAAGGTGATGATCGGAGCCGGTTCTGGTTCTGGTTCAGGGTCTTCAATGACAACGGGAGCAGGCTCAGGGATCAGCGATTCACGCAGGCATGCGAGCACATCGTCGCGCGCATTTTCGTTCAGATTAACAAAACCCCAGAAGCAAATGACCGGCTTCCCCTCAACCAGGTACAGGAAGTTTTCGTTCGGGAACTGGAAGGTTTTTGACAGCAGGGAACCGAAAAGTTGCTGTGCCGTTTTAGGCGACTGGAGGCATTTTTTACTCAGCGATTCGACGCTGGCAAGGGTATTTTCCAGATAGCGCAGGGCGCGAAAACGGGCGTCCTCGTCGGCGGCTTTCCAGCTGCTTACGGTGCCATCAACAGGTGAATACCAGTC belongs to Enterobacter cloacae and includes:
- a CDS encoding virulence effector SrfC encodes the protein MTATTTTTQALIGWINETRLNAPMLDNDADALLARVNSAQAREQAIARALTRQSSIGLYGHSQGAKAHLLLSLCGSGNGRLNVTPGQRTFDYFSHINPGHALTNMALRFTRENVETVDEAFPLRLSLVTEAELVQLFIARTTLHPQIRAVDKAVIETRLEKWRGLRQPQGVPGITAQEVGAIARFWQNTVPGAKQQIDDALWHQFALLVPSLDLSTRASVWSLLWGEQQELTQQWLKLAHVLHQTSHARELAAPLSLLVDNFGLPGEGFLTHGAFAVPEAQETLLHPLNNGEMLNAISIPVDVLAFLTRELVMPVENSTLDNVDIIDIPVFSDHSTDLLSQAKYQWLLEHYRQQLQPDVLVICNATAQHEQTAKNAKVLLNWVKETQPAEESALPGLVWAITPHDARFTTRQNLDEAVQHLLGKPGQRWGTLQALDSHSMQRVIEWLSQATLPAQRQKRLLTLKTMLQQELSALMHSYLAPLVQEPGARRAQAESMVRTLQSSAARHGELLEGLLPPLKAFETLLAVQQPREEQVNGLFTDTIDLFADNSQDTVGVFQTKDKARLAHKVWINHLRQWSRNDAAAARLGLEPAVLQHIADVLVVASYRLNLPQQLQGIVETDKSSAAQLHAVMGNFIGWLGYDQTPAVQRPASRIRKGQAIFVTPVVRSATPRLTRLGEQPVHAATAYVYDWLVALYSRAIENIDYQHPHDVQPAARQALQALLR
- a CDS encoding virulence factor SrfB translates to MLVNLCDYKQSVTLIANSGVQFLDFGLTPQDTASNGRFVRKTANGPLLRLDFDLVNGRYTLPVTGGGQPEVVKPETTIALHQSLTVLDGIWLPVPFLRFNPPRTFVDGPDNWARVQVRKLDAPDAAGNTHRVTLALDSQIAAHATSALSPVENDILNGTRFALAWRDDEVESFLDQTWIDGWLREAFTQFAAGVENRAERDLHQALRSFEYQAHWLNLLTMLGEQLTVPEVKFVTHTLSTPAIPVDLILDVGNTHTCGVIIEDHGDANDGLRQTAELQVRSLSEPQFLNEPLFTSRLEFSEARFGKQHFSVESGREDAFVWPSIVRVGDEARKLAMQRLGTEGNSGISSPRRYLWDETPVVQDWRFSQMNSKTQREPLATAFPLMNLMNDDGEPLFTLPQDERLPVFSPQYSRSTLMTHMLCELLAQALGQINSVATRLRLGFPASPRQIRTLILTLPSAMPKQEREIFRRRMFEAIAIVWKAMGWHPQDEDFASRKQQEKSVVPVPEIQMEWDEASCGQLVWLYNEAISHFGGQTEAFFASLARPDRESEPGAQPGRSLRVASIDIGGGTTDMAITHYQLDDGSGNNVKITPQLLFREGFKVAGDDTLLDVIQRYVLPALQTQLQKSGMADASLLMASLFGDSGRIDTQAVLRQQTALQLFMPIGHAILAAWESSDIDDPLAGLHATIGDLLPQKPTRNVMNYLQQAIDHALPAGSEAFDLFAVPLHVSFREMQDAMLGGQFTLAAPLHAVCEAISHYGCDILLITGRPGCLPGVQALIRHLQPVPVNRIVWLDKYRVHEWYPFSQQGRIGNPKSTAAVGAMLCSLALDLRLPRFNFKAADIGAYSTVRYLGVLDNTVNTLREENVWYQDIDLDKPGAKLDARLHFPLRGNVTLGFRQLANARWPATPLYTLSINSAELAKAIAGDGVLNVRLKLCGGSKHEGPESFELSEAWLQDGTPVPPDALTFKLNTLADRRHSGSHYWIDSGSVYLK
- a CDS encoding ssrAB activated protein, whose translation is MAKTLLRSGNLDDFQAVGGGGQAVFESALQIREALRLRKQQAIVDCLAIPQVNDGGDRVDWYSPVDGTVSSWKAADEDARFRALRYLENTLASVESLSKKCLQSPKTAQQLFGSLLSKTFQFPNENFLYLVEGKPVICFWGFVNLNENARDDVLACLRESLIPEPAPVVIEDPEPEPEPAPIITFEQADEPLVSPTTVVRITPEELYEPEPVPVVVPPVEEPVPASVVVAQKRRVPLWALPVAAVIVAAIAAPLLWPKQVPSAEPTPAPALVPVEIAPKPIKAVEPLAMKLPLHQAEVLASKVKEPAPTPEPAPVVITAIPKDALVMESNQVKAGSTRFLNGTWRAILDVKDPVTGKPPSLRYQIQNNKGLARVVHGDNVVCRVEVFSGLHSNGELMIKSRGTARCTDGSRYPMPEIACKAGTSDVATCNARYDAKTVVPLTFKKAGA